The following is a genomic window from Hymenobacter sp. APR13.
GAGCTGTACTTCTTCAACAACGAACTGCTGCTGCCGGCCTTCCAGGTGGACGACCGCAACACGCCGCCGGTGCTGGATGTGGCCTTCGATGGCCGCCGGATTCTGAACGGCGAAATTGTGTCGCCGACGCCCATCATCCGCGTGCAGCTCAAGGACGACGACCGGCTGCGCCGCATCAAAGACGTGAACAACTTCGACGTGCTGCTGACTGCGCCCGGCCAGACCACTGCCACCCGCCTCAACCTGAACGGCTCCAACGTCATCTTCGAATCGGACTCGACCAGAGGCCTGGCGGTGCTGACGCTGGACATCGGCAAAACCCAGGCACTGGCCGACGGTATCTACACGCTGGAGGTGCAGGGCCGCGACGCTACCAACAAGCCTGCCGGCTCCGAGCCGTACCGCGTGACGTTTGAGGTGGTGAATGCCTCCACTATCACCAACGTTTTCCCGTATCCGAACCCCGTCACCAGCAAAGCCCAGTTCGTGTTTACGCTCACGGGCGCCGAGCTACCGCGGGACATGAAAATCCAGATCCTGACCCTCACGGGCCGGGTGGTGAAGGAAATCATGATGGAAGACATTACGGCCAAGGGTCCGCTGCGCATCGGCAACAACATTACGGGCTACGCCTGGGATGGCACCGACACCTACGGCGACCGGCTGGCCAACGGCACCTACCTGTACCGCGTCATCCTCGACGACCCGACCAGCAAGTTCAGCCGCCGCGCCACCAGCGCCGAGGCCGACCGCCGGGCCTTCAAAAACGACTGGGGCAAGATCGTCCTGATTCGCTAAGCGGGTAACGCTAGGTAATACCCAATAAAAAGGGCCGCCAATTTTGGCGGCCCTTTTTATATGTACAGAATGTTGCTGACAACTGCCTACCGCCGCCGCAGCGTCACGAAGCTAAAGGCGTAGGTGTGCCGCTCGTCGGCTTCGTGCCGCTCGCGCGACTCTTCGCGCCACTCGGTGTGGTTGAGCTCCGGAAACACGGTGTCGCCCTCGAAGCTATGGTGTACTTCGGTGAGGTAGATGGTGTCGGCGGCCGGCATGGCCTGGCGGTAGATTTCGGCGCCCCCAATCACGAATACTTCCTCATCGAGCTGGGCGGCCTGCTCCAGCGCGGCGGGCACCGAATACGCCACTTCGCAGCCCGGCGCTTGCCAGTCCTGCTGCCGGGTAATGACGATGTTGGCGCGGTTAGGTAGGGCGCGCCCGATGCTGTCGTAGGTGCGGCGGCCCATGATGACGGGGTGGCCCTGGGTGAGGCGCTTGAAATGCTTGAGGTCGTCGGGTAGGTGCCAGAGCAGCTGGTTATCATGCCCGATGACGTTGTTTTCGGCCGTAGCTACTACAAAGGATACCATGCGTTTTGATTAGTGAGTTGCTGTGGTCAGAAGCACATTTCAGTCGGACTCAGACTGACAGACGACGAATTCAGACTGACAGAGAAGCCGCGTTGAACCCGCGCAGAAACTCCTGCACGGGCATGCGCTTTTTGCCTTCCAGCTGCACGTCGAGCAGGCTGAGCAGGCCGCTGCCGGTTTGCACGCGCAGGTAAGTGCGGCCGTCGGTGTGCCAAGTGCCGATGCCGCCCGTATCGGGGCCGCTGGCTTCCTCGTCGTCGAAGGGCTGGGCGCGGAACACCTTGAGCGTGCGGCCGTCAGGCAGCTGGGTGAAGGCCGTGGGGATGGGGGAGAGGCCCCGCACGCGGTTGGCCAGCGCCGGCGCCGACTCGTTGAAATCCAGTCGGCCGGTTTCCTTCTGGATTTTGGGGGCGGCGCGCAGCTCCGCGCTTTCCTGCTGGGGCAGGCTGGGTGCCGTGCCGGCCGCAATGGCCTGCACCGAGCGTAGCGCCAGGGCTGCGCCGGCCAACTTCAGCTTCTCGTAGAGCGAGCCGAAGTCGTCCTCGTCGGCAATTGGTACCACGTCCTGGAAAATCAGGTCGCCGGTATCTATTTCGTGGCGCAGGAAAAAGGACGTGACGCCGGTCTGGGTTTCGCCGTGGATGAGGGCCCAGTTGATGGGCGCCGCCCCGCGGTACTGCGGCAGCAGCGAGGCGTGAATGTTGATGCTGCCCCGCGGCGGCATGTTCCAGACAGCCTCGGGCAGCATCCGGAAAGCCACCACCACCTGCAAATCGGCCGCGTAGCCCTTCAGCTCCGCCTGAAACTCCGGCGACTTCAGGTTGGTGGGCTGCAGCACGGGCAGGTTATGCGCTTCGGCGGCCTGCTTCACGGCCGAGCCCTGCAGCTGCCGGCCGCGCCCGGCCGGCTTGTCGGGCGCCGTCACGACGGCTACCACTTGGCAGCCGTCCCAGGTTAGCAGGCTTTCCAGCGTCGGAACGGCAAATTCCGGCGTGCCCATGAAGATGATGCGGAGGGGAGTCATAGAAAAGCGTAACGCGAAGCTTCACTTCGCGGAGTAGTGAACAATTGGCTTCCGAAAGCCGGCCAGTTGGGGCGCTGGGGCGCGAAGTGGAACTTCGCGTTACCTCTCCGGATACAACAGATACTTCTGCCGCATGGCTTTGTACTGTCCCAGCGCCGGCTCCCACGAAGCCCGGATTTCCGGCTCCGTCTTGCCGGCCACAATCATCTGGCGAATGGTGGAAGTGCCGGTCAGCTGCTCGAAGTACTTGCCGAAGAACTTGTCTTTGGCGGTGCTTTGCTGGTAGAAATCGAGCAGATACTTCACCGTGAAGCCCACCTCGTTGTCGGAGCTGCGCAGGTCGAGGCCGTAGCACTGCTTGCCGTTCTGGGGCGGCGTGGGCGAGCCGGTGTTGGGCTTGGGCGTGAAGCGGAACGGGCGCGTGGCGGGCTGGGTAGGCGCTCCAATCACCTCAAACGGCATATCGGTGCCCCGGCCCACGCTCACGTCGGTGCCCTCAAACAGGCAGACGGTGGGGTAGAGGCTCACGGAATGAGCGTTGGGCAGGTTAGGGGAGGGGCGCACCGGCAGCTCGTAGCGGGTGGCGTGGGTGTAGCCCTGCACGGGCACCACCGTCAGGCGGCATTGCTTGCCGCCGGCCAGCCACTTTTCGCCGTTGATCATCTTGGCCAGCTCGCCCACCGTAAGGCCGTGCACCACCGGAATGGGGTGCATGCCCACAAACGACCTGTGTTGCGGCTCCAGCACCGGCCCGTCTACGTACCAGCCGTTGGGGTTGGGGCGGTCCAGCACAATCACCTCTTTACCCTGCTCGGCGGCCGCCTCCATTACATAGTGCATGGTGCTGATGAAGGTGTAGAACCGCACGCCCACGTCCTGAATGTCGAATACCAGCACGTCCACGTCGGCCAGCATTTCGGGCGTGGGCTTTTTGGTGGCGCCGTAGAGGCTGCGTACCGGCAGGCCGGTTCGGGCGTCTTTGCCGTCCTTGATGGTGGCGCCGTCGGCGGCCTCGCCCCGGAAGCCGTGCTCGGGCCCGAATACGGCCTTGACCGCTACGCCCTGGGTGAGCAGTGTGTCGAGTAGGAAGGCGCGGCCCACCAGCGCCGTTTGGTTCACCACCAAACCCACACGCTTGCCCTTCAGCAGCGGCAGATACCGCTCAAACTGGGCGGCACCCATGCGCAGGCCGGCGGCCGGCTCGGTGAGCACCTGCGGCGCCGAAACCACTGTGGCAGAAGGGGAAGCAACTGGCGCAGTAGCGACAGGCTGGGTGGGCGCGGTGGCGCTGCAGTTGGCGAGCAGGAGCGCAGTGCTCAGCAGCCCGGAGAAATTGGATATCGGCATCAGGAAACGAAGCTAGGAAACTGACCGTAGACGCGTAGCTTTACGGCAGTGAACGTCTCGCGGTACATATCCCACAAGATTGACGGAGCCGACTCGGGGTCTTTTACCTCGTCGGTGACAAAGATAGCCATCATCAGCATTGCCATGGGCGTTGCGGTGATGATCGTGTCTTTTGCTATCCTCGAAGGATTTCGCAACGAAATCCAAAGCAAGATCTTTTCCTTTGGCGCGCACCTGCAGATCAGCAAGTACGACACCAACAATTCGCTGGAAGTGGAGCCCATCGGCGGGCCCCGCCTGGTGCGCGACCTGCACCGCTTTCCGCAGGTGCAGACCATTCAGCCTTTCGCCCGCAAAACGGCCATCATCAAAACCAAGGATGAGGTGCTGGGCGTGGTGCTGAAAGGCATTTCGGAGGAAGACGGCAAATCGCCGATGCGCGAAAACCTGCAGTCGGGCAAGTTTCTGACCTTCCCCGACTCAACGGCTTCCAACGACATTCTGCTTTCGCGCAAGGTGGCCGACAAGCTGCGCCTCAAGGTCGGCGACGACGCTCTGTTCTACTTCATCCAGAATCCGCCGCGGGTGCGCAAGTTCACCGTGAAGGGGATCTACCAGACCGGCCTCGACGAGTTCGACGATGTGTACGTCATCGGCGACATTCGCCAGATCCGGGAGCTGAACGCTTGGCCCGACTCCCTGGTAGGCGGCGTGGAAGTGGTGCTCAAGGACTTCAACCGCCTCGACCCCGTAGCCGAAAACCTCTACGAAAACCTGCGCTACGACCTCAAACTGGACAAAATCACGGACCAGTACGCGCAGCTCTTCGACTGGCTGCAGCTGCTCAACCGCAACGTCATCATCTTCCTGATTCTGATCATTTTTGTGGCCACGTTCAACATGGTGGCCACCATCTTCATCATGATTCTTGAGCGCACCAATATGATTGGGGTACTGAAGGCCGTGGGTGCCACCGACCGCCAGATCCGGAGCATGTTCTTCTTCCGGGGCCTGAGTCTGACGCTGCGCGGCATGCTCTACGGCAACCTGGTGGGGCTGGGCTTCTGCGCCCTGCAGTACTACACCCACCTCATCCCGCTCGACCCCGAGAACTATTACATGGACCGGGTGCCGATTTTCTGGGACCCTAAAATCATCGTCATCCTCAACGCCGCCGTGTTTGCCACCTCGTTGCTGGCCGTGCTGATTCCTACTTACCTAATCTCCCGCATCAAGCCTGTCACGGCTATCAAGTTCGACTAAACAAAGAGGCCCCGCAGCACTGCTGCGGGGCCTCTTTGTTTGAATATAGCTTACAACCAGCGGCTCTGCAGAATCAGGTTTGGGTTGGGGCATAGGGCAGCCCACTGCTCGCGCTCCTCGGGCAAGGCCACGCCGGGGAAGTCGCCGGAGCGGCCCTGCAGGTCGGCTATCACCTGGAAGTGCAGGTGCGGCGGCCAGTCGCCGTTTTCGGGCGCGGGGCCGACTTCGGTGAAGGTCTGGCCTTTTTCGATGGCCATGCCGGGGCGGAGCAGCGCGGTTTCGCGGCGGCTCAGGTGGCCGTAGAGCGTGTAGAACGTGGTGTCTTCGAGGGTGTGCTGCAGGATGACGGTGGGGCCATAGTCGCCGAAGTTGTCGTTGTCCTGCACGCTGTGCACGGTGGCATCCAGCGGGGCCAGCACGGGCGTGCCGGCGCGCAGCCATACATCTACGCCCAGATGCAGGGAGCGGGCAGGCACGGCCGGGTCGCCGAACAGGCCGGGGCTGCGGCGGTAGATGACGCGGTTTTCGAGGTAGCCACCCACGCCGATATGCGCGTTCTGGTCGGCCAGCAGCTGCGTTACCAGCGTCTCGAAGGCAGTCGTATCGCGCAGGTCGGCGTCGCGCACCACGGGGTTGTGGGCCGTGAAGTCGAGGCGGGCTACGTCGGCAGCATTCAGGTCGACGGGCAGAACGGGGTGGAATTCGTGTTGGTGGCGTTCGAGCAGATCAGCAAGCATACTTCTGAACAAGATGAAAATGAAAGGAGTTACCCAGGTGCCCCGGCCTACGGCCGTGGGGCAAGGCCGGCCGGTCATACGGCATAGCCGCAAGGCAATATTTTATACGCCGGGCAGTGGGGCCGCAAGCTAAAGCATCCGCTATAGAATCCCGTACTTTGCAGCCCTTATTCCACGTCTGCACGCGGCTACCGCCAACTTGCGCAGGCTTTCCGGTCAAGTTCCCAAGTCCCCAAGCCCCTAAGTCTCTAATGAGCAGTACGTACCTCACGCTTACCGTTGTTGAGCTCACCCAGGAAACCAACGACGCCGTTACCATTCACCTCGAAGCCCCCGGTCGTCAGCCCATTGCCAGCGCCCCCGGCCAGTTCCTGACCCTGATTCTGCCCTGCGGGCCGGGCGGCAAAAAGGAGCGCCGCGCCTACTCGCTCAGCAGCACGCCCAGCGAGGCGCCGCGCCTGTCCGTGACGGTGAAGCGCGTAACGGGCGGCCTCGTCAGCAACTACCTGCTCGACACGGTGCGCGTGGGCCAGCAGCTGGAGGCCATGGCCCCGCTCGGCAACTTCACGCTCACGCCCAACCCCGCTGCCGCCCGCTCGCTGGTGCTGGTAGGGGCCGGCTCGGGCATCACCCCGCTCATGAGCATGCTGAAAGCCGTGCTGCGCGACGAGCCCCGCAGCCAGGTGCTGCTGGTGTACGGCAACCGCAACGAGGCCTCGGTGATATTCGGAGAGCAGCTGCGCCAGCTGGAAGCCCAGAGCGGCGGCCGCCTGCAGGTGGAGCACGTGTACAGCCAGCCCACCGGCCCGGTGGCCGCCCACCAGCATACCGGCCGCCTCAACCGCACCATGCTGTTGCGCATTCTGGAGCAGCGCCACCAGGCCCCGCCCGCCCAGGCCGACTACTACCTCTGCGGCCCCGACGGCATGATGGCCGAAGCTAAATCGGCGCTGGAGCTGCTGGGCGTGCCCCAGGCCCAGATCCGGCGCGAGAGTTTCGTGGCCGCCGCAGACACGCAGGAAACCGCCGCCGCCCAGCCTGGCGGCCATGGCGACGTGTCGGACGCCGACGACGACGGCCAGCTCGTGACCCGCAACGTGACCGTGAACTACGAAGGCACCGAGTACCAGTTTGAGGTGAAGCCCAGCCAGACCATTCTGGAAGCCGCCCTCGACCTGGACATCGACCTGCCGTATTCGTGCCAGGCCGGCCTGTGCACGGCCTGCCGCGGTAAGTGTCTCTCGGGCAAAGTCCACCTGGATGAGCGCGAGGGCCTGTCGGACTCGGAGATGAAGCAGGGCTACGTGCTGGTGTGCGTGGCGCACCCGCTCACCCGCGACGTGGTTATCGAAATCGACTAGTGCCTGTAGCCACCGCTGTGGTGCCACGAGTTGCCCGTAGGGCCTCGTGGTACCACTACCGTTGAACGGCCTTCGTTGCAGTCATCCGCAACAATAGGGATGCCCCGACTGTGAAAATGTCGGGGTGCCACCCCCGCCGCCCATTTCCCCGTATCCGAGCTTCTATGTCTACTTCCTCTGAATTGCCGACTGCTTCGGCTACTGATACCCAGCGCCCGCCCCGCCACTACCTGCCCGAAGACTACCTGGTGACGGATTGGGCGGCGCTGGAGCCCTTTTTTGTGGAGCTACGCGACCGGGCCATTGGTTCCGGCGCGGAGCTGGAGCGCTGGCTGCTCGACCGCTCGGAACTGGAGTCGGCGCTGAGCGAAGACTTGGCCTGGCGCTACATCCGCATGACCTGCGACACCCAGGACGAGGCCCGCAGCACGGCGTTTCAGTACTTCGTGAGCGAGATTGAGCCCAACGTGGCGCCCTACGACCACGCCCTCAACGAGAAGATGCTGGCCTCGGAATTTCTGCCGGAGCTGGATCCGCAGAAGTACCGCGTGTTTCTGCGCTCGGTGCGGCAGGCGCTGGAAATCTACCGCGCCGAGAACATTCCGCTCAAAACCGACATCAGCACCAAGCAGCAGCAGTACGCTGCCATTGCCGGCGCCATGACCGTCACGCTCGACGGCGAGGAGGTAACGCTGCCCCGCGCCGCCGACCGCCTCAAGAGCACCGACCGTACCGTGCGCGAAGACGCCTACCGCGCCATTCAGGCCCGCCGCCTCCGCGACTCGGAGCCGCTCGACGCGCTGTTTACCGAGCTGATTGGGCTGCGCCACCAGGTGGCGCTGAACGCCGGCTTCGCCAACTTCCGCGACTACATGTTTGCCGCGCTGGGCCGCTTCGACTACACCCCGCAGGATTGCTTCAACTTCCATAAGGCCATCCGCGAAACCGTGGTGCCGCTCATCGACGACCTCGATCTGGAGCGCCGCCAGGATCTGGGCCTGCCTGAGCTGCGCCCCTGGGACCTGGACGTGGACGTAAGCGGCAAAGCCCCGCTGCGGCCCTTCGAAACGGGCGCCGAGCTGCTGGAAAAGACTATCGACGTGTTCCAGCGCCTCGACCCGTACCTGGGCGAATGCCTGCGCACCATGCGCCAGATGGGCCACCTCGACTTGGAAAGCCGCAAGGGCAAAGCCCCCGGCGGCTACAACTACCCGCTCGACGAAACCGGCGTGCCGTTCATCTTCATGAACGCCACCAGCTCGCTGCGCGACGTGGTAACGATGCTG
Proteins encoded in this region:
- a CDS encoding M3 family oligoendopeptidase, which gives rise to MSTSSELPTASATDTQRPPRHYLPEDYLVTDWAALEPFFVELRDRAIGSGAELERWLLDRSELESALSEDLAWRYIRMTCDTQDEARSTAFQYFVSEIEPNVAPYDHALNEKMLASEFLPELDPQKYRVFLRSVRQALEIYRAENIPLKTDISTKQQQYAAIAGAMTVTLDGEEVTLPRAADRLKSTDRTVREDAYRAIQARRLRDSEPLDALFTELIGLRHQVALNAGFANFRDYMFAALGRFDYTPQDCFNFHKAIRETVVPLIDDLDLERRQDLGLPELRPWDLDVDVSGKAPLRPFETGAELLEKTIDVFQRLDPYLGECLRTMRQMGHLDLESRKGKAPGGYNYPLDETGVPFIFMNATSSLRDVVTMLHEGGHAVHSFLTRNLPLGADKHPPSEVAELASMSMELMSMDHWDVFFTDPDELRRAKKTHLEGVLETFPWVATIDKFQHWIYENPTHTEEQRHQQWQQVFDEFNQRTVSWKGLEGIKPYLWQKQLHLYEVPFYYIEYAMAQLGAIAVWRNFRQNPQQGLAAYKRALALGYTAPIGEIYAAAGIRFDFSTEYLRTLADFVRDEMAKL
- a CDS encoding ferredoxin--NADP reductase; translated protein: MSSTYLTLTVVELTQETNDAVTIHLEAPGRQPIASAPGQFLTLILPCGPGGKKERRAYSLSSTPSEAPRLSVTVKRVTGGLVSNYLLDTVRVGQQLEAMAPLGNFTLTPNPAAARSLVLVGAGSGITPLMSMLKAVLRDEPRSQVLLVYGNRNEASVIFGEQLRQLEAQSGGRLQVEHVYSQPTGPVAAHQHTGRLNRTMLLRILEQRHQAPPAQADYYLCGPDGMMAEAKSALELLGVPQAQIRRESFVAAADTQETAAAQPGGHGDVSDADDDGQLVTRNVTVNYEGTEYQFEVKPSQTILEAALDLDIDLPYSCQAGLCTACRGKCLSGKVHLDEREGLSDSEMKQGYVLVCVAHPLTRDVVIEID
- a CDS encoding dihydrofolate reductase; translation: MVSFVVATAENNVIGHDNQLLWHLPDDLKHFKRLTQGHPVIMGRRTYDSIGRALPNRANIVITRQQDWQAPGCEVAYSVPAALEQAAQLDEEVFVIGGAEIYRQAMPAADTIYLTEVHHSFEGDTVFPELNHTEWREESRERHEADERHTYAFSFVTLRRR
- a CDS encoding peptidoglycan DD-metalloendopeptidase family protein, translated to MLADLLERHQHEFHPVLPVDLNAADVARLDFTAHNPVVRDADLRDTTAFETLVTQLLADQNAHIGVGGYLENRVIYRRSPGLFGDPAVPARSLHLGVDVWLRAGTPVLAPLDATVHSVQDNDNFGDYGPTVILQHTLEDTTFYTLYGHLSRRETALLRPGMAIEKGQTFTEVGPAPENGDWPPHLHFQVIADLQGRSGDFPGVALPEEREQWAALCPNPNLILQSRWL
- the fmt gene encoding methionyl-tRNA formyltransferase, producing MTPLRIIFMGTPEFAVPTLESLLTWDGCQVVAVVTAPDKPAGRGRQLQGSAVKQAAEAHNLPVLQPTNLKSPEFQAELKGYAADLQVVVAFRMLPEAVWNMPPRGSINIHASLLPQYRGAAPINWALIHGETQTGVTSFFLRHEIDTGDLIFQDVVPIADEDDFGSLYEKLKLAGAALALRSVQAIAAGTAPSLPQQESAELRAAPKIQKETGRLDFNESAPALANRVRGLSPIPTAFTQLPDGRTLKVFRAQPFDDEEASGPDTGGIGTWHTDGRTYLRVQTGSGLLSLLDVQLEGKKRMPVQEFLRGFNAASLSV
- a CDS encoding exo-beta-N-acetylmuramidase NamZ domain-containing protein, whose product is MPISNFSGLLSTALLLANCSATAPTQPVATAPVASPSATVVSAPQVLTEPAAGLRMGAAQFERYLPLLKGKRVGLVVNQTALVGRAFLLDTLLTQGVAVKAVFGPEHGFRGEAADGATIKDGKDARTGLPVRSLYGATKKPTPEMLADVDVLVFDIQDVGVRFYTFISTMHYVMEAAAEQGKEVIVLDRPNPNGWYVDGPVLEPQHRSFVGMHPIPVVHGLTVGELAKMINGEKWLAGGKQCRLTVVPVQGYTHATRYELPVRPSPNLPNAHSVSLYPTVCLFEGTDVSVGRGTDMPFEVIGAPTQPATRPFRFTPKPNTGSPTPPQNGKQCYGLDLRSSDNEVGFTVKYLLDFYQQSTAKDKFFGKYFEQLTGTSTIRQMIVAGKTEPEIRASWEPALGQYKAMRQKYLLYPER
- a CDS encoding ABC transporter permease, producing the protein MTKIAIISIAMGVAVMIVSFAILEGFRNEIQSKIFSFGAHLQISKYDTNNSLEVEPIGGPRLVRDLHRFPQVQTIQPFARKTAIIKTKDEVLGVVLKGISEEDGKSPMRENLQSGKFLTFPDSTASNDILLSRKVADKLRLKVGDDALFYFIQNPPRVRKFTVKGIYQTGLDEFDDVYVIGDIRQIRELNAWPDSLVGGVEVVLKDFNRLDPVAENLYENLRYDLKLDKITDQYAQLFDWLQLLNRNVIIFLILIIFVATFNMVATIFIMILERTNMIGVLKAVGATDRQIRSMFFFRGLSLTLRGMLYGNLVGLGFCALQYYTHLIPLDPENYYMDRVPIFWDPKIIVILNAAVFATSLLAVLIPTYLISRIKPVTAIKFD